In Allocoprobacillus halotolerans, a genomic segment contains:
- a CDS encoding PTS sugar transporter subunit IIB, translated as MKILLVCNAGMSTSMLVSRMEKAAKAKGIDATILAVPLTKAEVEINEWDVVMLGPQVRHCLNQLKKCSTNTPIEIIDMRDYGLMNGEKVLDKAIQIINQK; from the coding sequence ATGAAAATTTTATTAGTATGTAATGCAGGTATGTCAACTAGTATGCTAGTGTCTAGGATGGAAAAGGCTGCTAAAGCAAAAGGTATTGATGCTACAATATTAGCAGTACCATTAACAAAGGCGGAAGTAGAAATAAATGAATGGGATGTTGTTATGCTTGGACCACAAGTTAGACATTGCTTGAACCAATTAAAAAAATGTTCTACAAATACACCAATTGAGATTATTGATATGCGTGATTATGGTTTGATGAATGGTGAAAAAGTTTTAGATAAAGCCATTCAAATCATTAATCAAAAATAG
- a CDS encoding PTS sugar transporter subunit IIB — translation MDEFLQDINTLFFFKWICIQENKRFQIYLSEKDKNIIYIETEYGIEEVTFNPLNIIELKVTNKITKEVNFYLHFQMKTIKHALELFNEMIESIISLSSKPVTKVLLSCSGGLTTGFFAQRINEVIRLLGLDLKVDAIGHNNLYQIGTNYDIVLLAPQISYLHAKVHDILKNQIVLNIPPQIFAKYDVGKIISLITKANENKKNQKIFNLMNYQ, via the coding sequence ATGGACGAATTCTTACAAGATATAAATACATTGTTCTTTTTTAAATGGATATGTATTCAAGAAAACAAGAGATTTCAAATATATTTAAGTGAAAAGGATAAGAATATTATCTATATAGAAACGGAATATGGTATAGAAGAAGTTACCTTTAATCCACTAAATATCATTGAATTAAAGGTAACTAATAAAATAACCAAAGAAGTCAATTTCTATCTTCATTTTCAAATGAAAACTATAAAACATGCACTAGAATTATTTAACGAGATGATAGAAAGTATTATCAGTCTATCAAGTAAACCTGTTACTAAAGTTTTATTGAGCTGTTCAGGTGGATTGACAACAGGATTCTTTGCCCAAAGAATTAATGAGGTTATTCGGTTATTAGGATTGGATTTAAAAGTCGATGCAATAGGACATAACAATTTATATCAAATAGGAACCAACTATGATATCGTTTTACTAGCTCCTCAAATTTCATATTTACATGCAAAAGTTCATGATATTCTAAAAAATCAAATTGTTTTAAATATACCTCCACAAATTTTCGCAAAGTATGATGTTGGAAAAATCATTTCCTTGATAACTAAAGCAAATGAAAATAAAAAAAATCAGAAAATATTCAATCTAATGAATTACCAATAA
- a CDS encoding sugar O-acetyltransferase — protein sequence MLSEKEKMKMGQWYDANNDSELLDTRIKAQDLCFELNQLKPSNENERKKLICQLLGCYPQDLVLLSPFTCDYGVHIHIGKNVFININNYFMDGADITIGDNVFIGPSCGFYTANHPLDYKNRNKGLEKALPITIGNNVWIGANVSIMPGVIVGDGCVIAANTVVTKNIKSNSLVAGVPARIIREIKQ from the coding sequence ATGCTGAGTGAAAAAGAAAAAATGAAAATGGGTCAATGGTATGATGCTAACAATGATAGTGAGTTACTAGATACAAGGATAAAAGCACAAGATTTATGTTTTGAACTTAATCAATTAAAACCAAGTAACGAAAATGAAAGAAAAAAGTTAATTTGTCAGCTTCTAGGATGTTATCCACAAGATTTAGTATTACTTAGCCCTTTTACTTGTGATTATGGAGTTCATATTCATATTGGAAAGAATGTATTCATCAATATCAATAATTATTTTATGGATGGAGCAGATATAACAATAGGAGATAATGTTTTTATAGGACCGTCATGTGGCTTTTATACAGCGAATCATCCATTGGATTATAAGAACAGAAATAAAGGTTTAGAAAAAGCATTACCTATTACAATAGGAAATAATGTTTGGATTGGAGCAAATGTTTCTATTATGCCAGGAGTAATCGTGGGAGATGGATGTGTTATAGCGGCAAATACTGTTGTGACCAAAAATATAAAATCTAATTCATTAGTTGCAGGTGTCCCTGCTCGCATTATAAGGGAAATAAAACAATAG
- a CDS encoding RbsD/FucU domain-containing protein, with translation MKSRILNERLAAIVASLRHGEMIFIADAGSGTSAKAMYPLDTNVEYLDLGVVTGSPSFRDVFTTLINCGDFEGAIVTEDMKELNHEDFQIVKKAFDSQNIHIMHYIPEYYQMRDRCKAVVQTGDYGVHAQAILIAGYPSADIPMKWLKEGLKEDAE, from the coding sequence ATGAAAAGTCGTATTTTAAATGAGAGATTAGCAGCTATTGTTGCAAGCCTTAGACATGGTGAAATGATATTTATTGCAGATGCAGGAAGTGGTACATCAGCTAAGGCAATGTATCCTTTGGATACAAATGTAGAATATTTGGATTTAGGAGTTGTTACTGGTTCTCCTAGTTTTAGAGATGTTTTTACTACTTTAATCAATTGTGGTGATTTTGAAGGTGCTATCGTAACTGAAGATATGAAAGAATTGAACCATGAAGATTTTCAAATTGTTAAAAAGGCTTTTGATAGTCAAAACATTCACATTATGCACTATATTCCTGAATATTATCAGATGAGAGATAGATGTAAAGCAGTTGTTCAAACTGGTGATTATGGTGTTCATGCTCAAGCCATTTTAATTGCAGGTTATCCAAGTGCGGATATTCCTATGAAGTGGTTAAAGGAAGGATTGAAAGAAGATGCTGAGTGA
- a CDS encoding SIR2 family NAD-dependent protein deacylase, with translation MFLKKKIIKSTNDYWDSLKELKEQIENADAIIIGAGAGLSTSAGLEYGGKRFYDNFSDFAEKYGLQDMYSAGFYPFETLKEYWGYWSRHIYLNRYQAIPNRVYDDLLSLVKDKDYFVLTTNVDHCFQKAGFDKKRLFYTQGDYGLFQCSKACHQKTYDNEEQIKAMIETQKDMKIPLELIPYCPHCGAPMTVNLRVDGTFVQDEGWYNASERYNEFLRNHDNDHILFLELGVGNNTPAIIKYPFWNMTSKNKNTVYACINYSEIYYPDQIKKRTISIQNDIKQVLVDLLSVQL, from the coding sequence ATGTTTTTAAAGAAGAAGATTATCAAATCTACCAACGATTATTGGGATAGTCTAAAAGAGTTAAAAGAACAAATCGAAAATGCCGATGCTATTATCATTGGTGCAGGGGCAGGATTGTCTACATCAGCAGGGCTAGAATATGGTGGCAAACGCTTTTATGATAATTTTTCGGATTTTGCAGAAAAATACGGTTTGCAGGATATGTATTCGGCAGGCTTTTATCCTTTTGAAACGCTGAAAGAATATTGGGGATATTGGAGCAGACATATTTATCTTAATCGCTATCAAGCAATTCCTAATCGAGTTTATGATGATTTGTTGTCTTTAGTGAAAGATAAAGATTATTTTGTTTTAACAACCAATGTTGACCATTGTTTTCAAAAGGCTGGTTTTGATAAGAAACGATTATTTTATACACAAGGAGATTACGGATTGTTTCAATGTTCTAAAGCATGTCATCAAAAAACATATGATAACGAAGAACAAATTAAGGCAATGATAGAAACACAAAAAGATATGAAAATACCATTAGAATTAATTCCGTATTGTCCACATTGTGGAGCTCCAATGACAGTTAATTTACGTGTTGATGGAACATTTGTGCAAGATGAGGGATGGTATAATGCCTCAGAAAGATATAATGAATTTTTAAGAAACCATGATAATGATCATATATTATTTCTAGAGTTAGGAGTTGGAAATAACACACCTGCTATTATTAAATACCCGTTTTGGAATATGACTTCAAAAAATAAAAATACGGTCTATGCTTGTATCAATTATAGTGAAATATATTATCCTGATCAAATAAAAAAGAGAACAATCAGTATACAAAATGATATTAAGCAAGTATTAGTTGATTTATTATCGGTACAATTATAA